The DNA segment GTCGCTCGGCCTCGCGCCGCTCATCATCAACGACATCTTCCGGGCCATCGCCCGCCTGCGGGACGGCGGCATGACCATCCTCCTCGTCGAGCAGATGGCGAACCTCGCGCTCGCCATCGCCGACACCGCCTACGTCCTCGAGACCGGCCGCGTGACCCTGTCGGGCCGGGGACGGGACCTCCTGCGCGATCCGCAGGTCCGGTCGGCCTATCTCGGCGCCGGGCATTGAGGCGGGCGGTCCCGCGGGCGCGGGTGATCGTCGTTGGGTCGAGAGATCCCTGGCAGCCGCAGGGCTGTTCGGTGACATGAAGAGGCGCGAGTCCCCCTCTCCCGTGTGGGAGAGGGGATCCCGCGCGTGGTTTTTTGGAGGGACTTCCCCAGACATCCTCCGGCTACCGGAAGGGAGGGCGAGATGCGCCGCGCGAGAAGGCAGGGCCCGTTGTGCGTTCGCGCGCGGACTCACTAATGGAGAGCGATCGGTCGCGTGGGAAAAACTCCCCGCCGCAAGGCCGCGACGCGAGCGTGAAGGGGAGCGCTTTCCTGATGAGCACGATCGAGGGACGCGGCGTTCAATCCGTCGAGGTCGGGGCGCGGATCCTCCACGCGATGGTCGAGATCGGCGCGGCGGCGATGCTCCGGGACATCGCGGCCCGGGCTGACATCGCATCGGCCCAGGCGCATGCCTACCTGGTCAGCTTCCGCAAGACGGGTCTCGTCGAGCAGGACCCGCAGAGCGGCCGCTACCGGCTCGGGCCCTTCGCGCTGCAGCTGGGACTGGCCCGCATGCGCCAGGTCGACACCCTGCGGGTCGCCGCGACCGCGGCGTCGGACCTGGCGACCGAGTTCGGCCTGATGGTCACGCTGTCGGTCTGGGGGACTCACGGCGCGACGATCGTGCAGGTGCAGGAGGCGGAGGTCCCCATCCACGTCAACCTGCGGGCGGGCGGCGTCTACACGCTGACCGGGACGGCGACGGGCCGCCTGTTCGCGGCCTATCTGCCGCCTCGCATCGTCGAGCCCCTGGTCGAGGCCGAGCTGCGCGCCGGGCCGCAGGGCCGCGGCATCGGCGTCCCGACTTCGCTGTCCGCCCTGGCGAAGGCCGCCGAGCGGATCAGGCACGAGGGCTGCTCGACCACCGCCGGGAGCCCGGTTCCGGGCATCAACGCCATCGCGGTTCCGATCTTCGATCACACCGGCCAGCTGCAATGCGCCCTGACGCTGATCGGCCCCGAGAGCGTGGTCGATATCGGCGAGGCGAGCCCGGCCGTGGCGCGGGCCCGCGCCTTTGCGCAGGATATCTCGGCGAAGCTCGGCTACGCCGCCGACAGGATCGAGGCCGAGGCCGAGCCCCCCGGCCCGGGCGGCGCCCGGCCGCGCCGGGCCGCCCGGGCCGAGGGCTGATCGCCCGGACTACTCGGCGTCGGGCTGGCGCGACGGATGCGCGGCCTGGAAGGCCGGATGCGCCTCGGCGAGCGTCGTGGCGCGGACGATCCGCGGGAACGGCTCCAGCGGCACGGCGAAGCGTCGGGCGGCGTAGACCTGCGGCACCAGGTAGACGTCGGCGAGCCCCGGCTCGGGCCCGAAACAGTGGCCGTCCTCGCCGATCAGCGCCTCGATCGCCGCGAAGCTGTCGGAGATCCAGTGCCCGATCCAGGCCGCGACCGCCTCCTCCGGCTGGCCCAGGTCGCGCCGCAGGTGGTTGAGCGGCCCGACATTGTGCAGCGGATGGATGTCGCAGCCGACGATCGCCGCCACTGCC comes from the Methylobacterium currus genome and includes:
- a CDS encoding IclR family transcriptional regulator, yielding MSTIEGRGVQSVEVGARILHAMVEIGAAAMLRDIAARADIASAQAHAYLVSFRKTGLVEQDPQSGRYRLGPFALQLGLARMRQVDTLRVAATAASDLATEFGLMVTLSVWGTHGATIVQVQEAEVPIHVNLRAGGVYTLTGTATGRLFAAYLPPRIVEPLVEAELRAGPQGRGIGVPTSLSALAKAAERIRHEGCSTTAGSPVPGINAIAVPIFDHTGQLQCALTLIGPESVVDIGEASPAVARARAFAQDISAKLGYAADRIEAEAEPPGPGGARPRRAARAEG
- the maiA gene encoding maleylacetoacetate isomerase translates to MTLYGYWRSTSSYRLRIALALKGLTPEQAPVHLVRNGGEHRSEAYRRINPQGRVPSLVLDDGSVLIQSPAIIEYLEEVYPDPPLLPADPVARARVRAVAAIVGCDIHPLHNVGPLNHLRRDLGQPEEAVAAWIGHWISDSFAAIEALIGEDGHCFGPEPGLADVYLVPQVYAARRFAVPLEPFPRIVRATTLAEAHPAFQAAHPSRQPDAE